A single genomic interval of Acidobacteriota bacterium harbors:
- a CDS encoding TdeIII family type II restriction endonuclease — MNKKQRMKKAIQSVIEDMMERIMHKVLVEDPFLKEDHHAKRPLYAALVPDEIFKGSHFERRFVTPFGGAWEKLAIVAANEGLGYGEGGKEIRGTINAERLRRIQEILDKLEHPEKGKGRVRPDWDTELQYVLEGESKKILPVTIICDVYIEDRRSDVTKKYAFELKAPLPNSDQSKVSKEKILKLYGMNSPQLDGAFYALPYNPYGARENYCWSFPARWFNMKADPVVLIGNEFWEKIGGLGTYKAFIEAVNEIGKKYKDRIYREFLGIEPPADALEEGELKGA; from the coding sequence ATGAATAAAAAGCAACGGATGAAAAAGGCGATTCAATCCGTCATCGAAGACATGATGGAAAGGATCATGCATAAGGTTTTGGTTGAAGACCCATTCCTTAAAGAAGACCACCATGCCAAAAGGCCTTTATATGCCGCCCTGGTACCTGACGAGATTTTCAAAGGCTCGCACTTTGAAAGAAGATTTGTAACGCCGTTTGGCGGAGCCTGGGAAAAGCTGGCGATTGTGGCGGCCAACGAAGGACTTGGTTATGGCGAAGGTGGAAAGGAAATCAGAGGCACAATCAATGCCGAACGGCTACGACGCATTCAAGAAATCCTGGATAAGTTGGAGCATCCGGAAAAAGGGAAAGGCAGAGTAAGACCGGATTGGGATACAGAACTTCAATACGTGCTTGAGGGCGAAAGCAAAAAAATTCTGCCCGTCACCATCATCTGCGACGTGTACATTGAAGACAGAAGAAGCGACGTCACCAAAAAATACGCCTTTGAATTAAAAGCCCCACTCCCCAACAGTGACCAAAGTAAAGTAAGTAAAGAAAAAATACTGAAACTCTACGGAATGAACTCGCCACAGCTAGATGGCGCTTTCTACGCGCTGCCTTACAATCCTTACGGCGCGCGGGAAAATTACTGTTGGAGTTTCCCCGCGCGTTGGTTCAACATGAAAGCCGATCCTGTGGTACTCATTGGCAATGAGTTTTGGGAAAAGATCGGCGGTCTTGGAACCTATAAAGCCTTCATTGAAGCCGTCAATGAGATTGGCAAGAAATACAAAGACAGAATCTATCGGGAATTTTTGGGCATTGAACCGCCTGCGGATGCCTTAGAAGAAGGCGAGCTAAAAGGCGCATGA
- a CDS encoding M1 family metallopeptidase: MRKLFAVFLIIPSLFVMSCQTRSTEKATPAAQSVPTQEARDVHSYFNPEQIRVKHVDLNLDVLFDRKVLKGTSTLTIERKQNDANTLKLDTRDLKIFKVEASGDGDNFTPAQFTLGEADKILGAPLTITLPAQASKVRIEYESSPTASGVQWLEPAQTAGKKHPYMFTQSESIHARSWIPLQDSPAVRVTYSATIHTPKELRAVMSAEQDSNAPLTGEYKFNMPQAIPSYLIALAAGDIAFKPLGQRTGVYTEPAMLDRAAKELEDTEKMVEATEKLYGPYAWGRYDILVLPPSFPYGGMENPRLTFATPTILAGDKSLVSLIAHELAHSWSGNLVTNATWRDFWLNEGFTTYLERRIVEAVYGREAEEMQAVLGRQTLEDLLAKFDQPDQILHIDLTGRDPDDGSTEVPYEKGALFLRQLEETFGRENFDQFLKAYFDHFAFQSITTADFRAYLQKNLLDPNPQLAAKIPVEEWLEKPGLPASAPKPQSAAFAKVEEQAKAWQEGKTPAAKLDTKQWTTQEWLHFLKSLPPQLSEAQMKELDQAFGLTKSGNAEIAHVWLLMAIRNKYAAAYPRLEQYLTSIGRQKLIKPLYEELVKTPEGKQRAKTIYAKARTGYHPIAQTAVDKIVNG; the protein is encoded by the coding sequence AGCCACGCCCGCCGCGCAGTCTGTTCCGACGCAAGAAGCGCGCGATGTGCATTCGTATTTCAACCCGGAGCAGATTCGCGTCAAGCACGTTGATCTGAACCTGGATGTGCTGTTTGACCGCAAAGTGTTGAAAGGCACTTCGACGCTGACCATTGAGCGCAAACAAAACGACGCGAACACATTGAAGCTGGACACACGCGATTTGAAAATCTTCAAGGTCGAAGCGTCCGGCGATGGCGATAACTTCACGCCAGCGCAATTCACGCTGGGCGAAGCGGACAAGATTCTGGGCGCTCCGCTGACGATCACGCTGCCTGCTCAGGCCAGCAAGGTTCGCATCGAATACGAAAGCAGCCCGACGGCTTCGGGCGTGCAGTGGTTGGAACCGGCGCAGACGGCAGGCAAAAAACATCCGTACATGTTTACGCAATCGGAATCCATTCACGCGCGCAGTTGGATTCCGCTACAAGATTCGCCTGCCGTGCGCGTGACCTATTCGGCGACGATTCACACGCCGAAGGAATTGCGCGCCGTCATGAGTGCCGAACAGGACAGCAATGCTCCGTTAACGGGCGAATACAAATTCAACATGCCGCAAGCCATTCCGTCGTATTTGATCGCATTGGCGGCGGGCGATATTGCCTTCAAACCGCTCGGCCAACGAACCGGCGTATATACCGAACCGGCAATGCTTGACCGGGCAGCGAAAGAATTGGAAGACACCGAAAAAATGGTCGAAGCGACGGAAAAGCTTTATGGCCCGTACGCTTGGGGACGGTACGACATTCTGGTACTGCCGCCGAGCTTTCCGTATGGCGGAATGGAAAACCCTCGGTTGACCTTTGCCACGCCGACGATCCTAGCCGGAGACAAAAGCCTGGTTTCGTTGATTGCTCATGAACTGGCGCATTCGTGGTCGGGAAATCTGGTGACGAATGCGACGTGGCGGGATTTCTGGCTGAACGAAGGGTTCACGACGTACCTGGAACGCCGCATCGTCGAAGCCGTCTATGGCCGCGAAGCCGAAGAAATGCAGGCTGTCTTGGGACGCCAGACGCTGGAAGATTTGCTGGCAAAATTCGATCAGCCAGACCAAATCCTGCATATTGATTTAACGGGACGCGATCCAGACGATGGTTCGACCGAAGTACCGTATGAAAAAGGCGCGCTCTTTTTGCGCCAACTCGAAGAAACCTTTGGCCGCGAAAATTTCGATCAATTCCTGAAGGCGTACTTCGATCATTTCGCATTTCAGAGCATCACGACGGCGGATTTTCGCGCCTACCTGCAAAAGAATTTGCTCGATCCGAATCCGCAACTGGCGGCAAAAATTCCCGTGGAAGAGTGGTTGGAAAAACCGGGTTTGCCCGCTTCCGCGCCCAAACCGCAATCCGCCGCCTTTGCCAAAGTCGAAGAACAAGCCAAAGCCTGGCAGGAAGGAAAAACTCCGGCAGCAAAGCTCGACACCAAACAATGGACGACGCAGGAATGGCTGCACTTCCTGAAGTCTCTGCCTCCGCAGTTGAGCGAAGCACAGATGAAGGAATTGGATCAGGCGTTTGGCTTGACAAAAAGCGGTAACGCCGAAATCGCGCACGTTTGGTTGTTGATGGCAATTCGCAACAAGTACGCGGCGGCATATCCGCGGTTGGAGCAATACTTGACTTCCATTGGTAGGCAGAAGCTGATCAAACCACTGTACGAAGAATTGGTCAAAACGCCCGAAGGCAAACAACGCGCAAAAACTATTTACGCCAAAGCGCGCACCGGGTATCACCCGATTGCACAGACGGCTGTGGACAAGATTGTGAATGGTTGA